A window of the Xiashengella succiniciproducens genome harbors these coding sequences:
- a CDS encoding TolB family protein, which yields MQGKIRRLYLIAAALILVCSNVHAQYYTTGNDPFGLRWRQIRTPHVRLVFEKGMYEQAARLAAFIDSVAPRVAWSLDHNPRRIDLLLHNQTAIANGMVAWAPKRSEFFTIPRQDLTSTEWLSQLAIHEYRHVVQIDKLNQGFTRGLNYVFGQQATGAVIGLYLPMWLLEGDAVVAETALTASGRGRSFAFTNEIKAQLLERGMYSYDKAYLGSYRDYVPNHYNMGYLMTANARALYGTDIWDKAFEYVGRNSWNPVAFNTTLRKSTGMNQRQLYKKIFSEMREQWTEELAGQMESSRQPINAPDDDYLLYSSPVAINDSTLITELSGPGVRSAIVSIDINTGKKKTLRYTGPRQSEPISANSVLVVWSELKWHPRWEHKVWSVIRTHDLGSNRSRYITHSGYLSSPAVHPDRKLIAAVKSSTINSYSIAFIDADNGKSIKEFPTPDNYYPIHPSWNSNGENLVMVLLSAKGRALFTLQPESGEWTQLSSWTYDEIKNPHQQGNLIWYSAQGDLSDEIFVFDAVTKENKRLTSSKFGAYHPTITPDGRLIYTDYRASGLRPVIHTDNSLYPAPNPALSVSGNLATLISRQEEGFFAANGKRAHIDEFPQEEEAPWTMEPVDSNTTDTSYLALEDLKEKYPEKRYSKFNLINIHSWAPAHIDFDEGDIHTGITLMSQNLHGTSLLMAGYNANPSYAHEKYYLDFSFRAFYPIFNITWRFGDKDFTDEGYYQPDPYDDYVYHYYIDKPLWHHSLKAGMRVPFNFSRGAWNRYLEGGVQFTYNSRQGFNFPFDKYLRLGQVLIPTGSTLTATVDMQDRYGMEYVMGVQNIRRGTSRDVGPRMGQTLTLFYRHSTGGTNDPGAIGGYIARLYLPGIGRHHSISTSISSQQRKWEQIRGETEDHFWLFYQYNDVISYPRGYDDMPNKHMKLIQLNYTMPLWNPDMSLGSFAYLKRLNLTAFYDKAWATYAMVDSNQGNTYKMEYTPSSTGVELMAETHLFRIYYPLQIGTRASYRLVDDKLRVELLLRTTIRIGS from the coding sequence ATGCAGGGGAAAATACGAAGACTCTATCTTATAGCTGCAGCTTTGATTCTTGTGTGTAGCAATGTACATGCTCAGTACTACACAACGGGGAATGACCCATTTGGTCTCAGGTGGCGGCAAATCAGAACTCCACATGTCAGGCTTGTTTTTGAAAAGGGTATGTATGAACAGGCAGCCCGGCTGGCTGCCTTTATAGATAGTGTGGCTCCCCGTGTTGCCTGGAGTCTTGACCATAATCCCCGCAGGATAGATCTGCTATTGCACAACCAAACTGCGATTGCAAATGGTATGGTGGCCTGGGCTCCAAAGCGCTCGGAGTTCTTTACTATTCCCCGACAGGACCTTACTTCAACAGAATGGCTTAGCCAACTAGCTATTCACGAATACCGCCACGTGGTTCAGATTGATAAGCTCAATCAGGGCTTTACACGGGGACTCAACTATGTATTTGGACAGCAGGCTACCGGTGCAGTGATCGGCCTCTACCTGCCTATGTGGCTGCTTGAAGGGGATGCTGTGGTTGCCGAAACTGCTCTTACTGCAAGTGGAAGGGGAAGGTCTTTTGCTTTTACTAACGAAATAAAAGCCCAATTGCTCGAAAGGGGCATGTACAGCTACGATAAGGCCTACCTGGGCTCGTACCGTGACTATGTGCCCAACCACTACAATATGGGCTACCTGATGACGGCAAACGCCCGTGCATTGTATGGAACAGATATCTGGGATAAGGCATTTGAATATGTGGGACGCAACAGTTGGAATCCTGTGGCCTTCAACACGACCCTGCGCAAGAGTACCGGGATGAATCAAAGGCAGCTTTACAAGAAGATATTCTCAGAGATGCGTGAGCAATGGACTGAGGAGTTGGCCGGACAAATGGAAAGTTCCCGTCAACCAATCAATGCACCTGATGACGATTACCTGCTATACAGTTCACCGGTTGCTATCAATGACAGCACACTGATTACCGAACTAAGCGGACCAGGCGTACGTTCAGCTATAGTATCTATTGATATAAATACCGGTAAAAAAAAGACCCTGCGCTATACCGGACCAAGGCAAAGTGAACCGATCAGTGCCAATAGTGTTTTGGTGGTATGGAGTGAACTGAAATGGCATCCACGTTGGGAACATAAGGTGTGGTCGGTTATCAGAACCCATGACCTTGGCAGCAACAGGAGTCGCTATATTACACACAGTGGTTATTTGTCATCTCCAGCAGTGCATCCAGATAGGAAACTTATCGCTGCTGTTAAAAGCTCTACCATAAACAGCTACTCCATAGCCTTCATCGATGCCGACAATGGCAAATCAATTAAGGAGTTTCCAACCCCGGACAACTACTACCCAATTCACCCGTCATGGAACAGTAATGGTGAGAACCTGGTGATGGTGCTTCTGTCTGCAAAGGGCAGAGCCCTGTTTACCCTCCAGCCGGAGTCCGGGGAGTGGACACAACTTAGCTCTTGGACCTATGATGAGATTAAGAATCCTCATCAGCAGGGTAATCTTATTTGGTATTCTGCACAAGGTGACCTGAGCGATGAGATCTTTGTGTTTGATGCGGTTACCAAGGAGAACAAGAGACTAACCTCATCAAAATTTGGGGCCTACCACCCTACCATCACTCCCGATGGCAGACTGATCTATACGGATTATAGAGCCTCAGGTCTTAGACCGGTCATACATACAGATAACAGCCTCTACCCGGCTCCAAATCCGGCTTTGTCAGTGAGCGGTAATTTGGCCACCCTAATAAGCCGGCAGGAAGAGGGCTTTTTTGCAGCAAATGGGAAGAGAGCACATATTGATGAGTTTCCACAGGAAGAGGAGGCACCGTGGACTATGGAGCCTGTCGACTCAAACACTACAGACACAAGTTACTTAGCTCTCGAAGACCTAAAGGAAAAGTATCCTGAGAAGCGGTATAGCAAGTTCAACCTCATCAATATCCACAGTTGGGCACCTGCACATATTGATTTTGACGAGGGGGATATTCATACCGGGATCACACTGATGTCGCAAAACCTGCACGGCACCTCCCTACTGATGGCAGGCTACAATGCCAATCCGAGCTATGCTCACGAGAAGTACTATCTTGACTTTAGCTTCCGTGCCTTCTACCCAATCTTCAACATTACATGGCGCTTTGGAGACAAGGACTTCACGGATGAAGGCTACTACCAGCCCGACCCGTATGACGACTATGTGTACCACTATTATATAGATAAGCCACTTTGGCATCACAGCCTTAAAGCCGGGATGAGGGTACCGTTCAATTTTAGTCGGGGTGCATGGAATAGATACCTCGAAGGCGGTGTTCAGTTTACCTACAACAGCCGGCAGGGTTTTAACTTCCCGTTTGATAAATACCTACGTTTGGGACAGGTACTGATTCCTACTGGCTCTACCCTGACCGCAACAGTCGATATGCAAGATCGCTATGGTATGGAATATGTCATGGGTGTTCAGAATATCCGAAGGGGAACTTCAAGGGATGTCGGTCCCCGTATGGGACAGACCCTTACCCTTTTCTACCGGCACAGTACAGGGGGAACCAACGATCCCGGAGCTATTGGTGGCTATATTGCCCGTCTCTACCTGCCGGGTATTGGACGCCATCACTCAATATCTACCAGCATATCTTCTCAACAGAGGAAATGGGAACAGATAAGGGGTGAAACAGAAGATCACTTCTGGCTTTTCTACCAGTACAATGACGTGATTTCCTATCCACGGGGCTATGACGATATGCCCAACAAGCATATGAAACTAATCCAGCTTAACTACACCATGCCACTGTGGAACCCGGACATGAGTCTTGGAAGTTTTGCCTATTTAAAGCGTCTTAACCTCACTGCCTTCTATGACAAGGCCTGGGCTACTTATGCTATGGTGGATTCGAACCAGGGGAATACCTACAAAATGGAATATACTCCTTCGTCAACAGGTGTAGAACTAATGGCTGAGACGCACCTGTTCAGGATCTACTATCCACTGCAGATAGGCACAAGGGCGTCCTACCGCTTGGTGGATGATAAGCTTAGAGTGGAATTGCTGCTTAGAACAACAATCAGAATTGGTAGCTGA
- a CDS encoding metallophosphoesterase, whose translation MRYQVVAVIFAVLQISQVGNVNPYLILSWFLLFFLAIYIGNLPTSGVNRIQPLMSRVVRPRLQKEKVRYYPRITRRKFFSQVGIIMATAPFVSKLLGGMKGRFAFYVREIHMVFPNLPEGFDGIRIAQISDLHIGSFGTNRDPLREAIELVNEANPDIILFTGDLVNNFAEEAKGWENIFAKLQAPMGKFAILGNHDYGEYSRWHSEAEKAANFRGILAAYERLGFKVLRNESVQLFRNGDIIGLGGVENWGTSSFPRNGDLALASRGIRHLPFNILMSHDPDHWDKQILAQDFYDLTLSGHTHGMQFGIEKGDFRWSPAQYVQKRWAGMYREGDKFLYVNRGLGYHGLPARVGMPPEITVFELHHGAHINAMLN comes from the coding sequence ATGAGGTATCAGGTTGTAGCGGTAATCTTTGCAGTATTACAAATTTCCCAGGTTGGTAATGTTAATCCCTATCTTATTTTAAGCTGGTTTCTGCTTTTTTTCCTTGCAATATATATAGGAAACCTTCCAACTTCGGGAGTGAACCGTATTCAGCCCTTGATGAGCCGGGTCGTCAGGCCACGGCTCCAAAAGGAGAAGGTTCGCTACTATCCCCGAATTACCCGTCGTAAGTTCTTCAGTCAAGTAGGCATAATCATGGCCACAGCACCCTTTGTTTCCAAACTCCTTGGAGGTATGAAGGGCAGGTTTGCCTTCTACGTCAGAGAGATCCACATGGTCTTCCCCAATCTACCTGAGGGCTTTGATGGTATTCGTATAGCACAGATCTCAGACCTACATATAGGCAGTTTTGGTACCAACAGGGATCCCCTGAGGGAAGCCATTGAGCTGGTCAACGAAGCCAATCCCGATATTATCCTGTTTACTGGCGACCTTGTCAACAACTTTGCAGAAGAGGCCAAGGGCTGGGAGAATATATTTGCCAAACTGCAGGCTCCGATGGGCAAGTTTGCTATCCTTGGCAACCACGACTATGGCGAGTATAGTCGCTGGCATTCAGAGGCAGAAAAGGCAGCCAACTTCAGAGGCATCCTTGCAGCTTATGAGAGATTGGGCTTCAAGGTACTGCGCAATGAGTCGGTTCAGCTTTTCCGCAATGGAGATATTATCGGATTAGGGGGAGTAGAAAACTGGGGCACATCATCCTTTCCACGCAACGGGGATCTGGCCCTGGCGTCAAGGGGAATCAGACATCTGCCCTTTAATATTCTGATGTCGCACGACCCCGATCACTGGGACAAGCAAATTCTGGCACAGGACTTCTACGATTTGACCCTGTCGGGACATACCCACGGGATGCAGTTTGGTATCGAGAAGGGCGACTTCAGATGGAGTCCGGCACAGTATGTCCAGAAGCGCTGGGCCGGAATGTACAGGGAGGGCGACAAATTCCTCTATGTTAATCGCGGACTTGGATACCATGGGCTACCTGCCAGAGTAGGTATGCCGCCTGAGATCACTGTTTTCGAACTGCACCACGGCGCCCATATCAACGCCATGCTCAACTGA
- a CDS encoding sensor histidine kinase produces the protein MQKTSISNFLNEEFFQQNDKLMGVGVGATLRRIIYVVIVATVSTLILGKAFGLKDILHPWKALILAVIAVVLLSEGNVIINRILNKKTPWYGTFVKRIRIQLTLSFLWMAFVFMVFGFFAAKTQSKEYIIAFAFGTIFVLFFNNIMIMRNFAYNWRLSAIENEKLKQAKLQSDYKVLQSQLNPHFLFNSFSVLISEIQYNPNGAVKFTQKMADVYRYVLQQRDATTIPLKHELNFISDYMFLHKTRMGVALDLMTDIKPDHLHLELPPLTLQGLVENAIKHNRASDKQPLQIRILSEDNAYISVVNNLNPKTTSYSTGVGLENLVMRYKLLTRKELVISQDDRLFKVSLPLLNQEELQLETYNDE, from the coding sequence ATGCAAAAGACAAGTATCTCTAATTTTTTGAATGAGGAGTTTTTCCAGCAGAACGACAAACTGATGGGTGTCGGTGTTGGAGCTACTCTGCGAAGAATCATTTATGTAGTAATCGTTGCCACGGTGTCCACACTGATACTTGGCAAGGCCTTCGGACTAAAGGACATACTACACCCCTGGAAAGCGCTTATACTGGCAGTTATTGCTGTTGTTCTGCTGAGCGAGGGTAATGTTATAATCAATAGGATACTCAACAAAAAGACGCCATGGTACGGCACCTTCGTCAAGCGGATACGGATTCAGCTGACACTCAGTTTCCTCTGGATGGCGTTTGTATTTATGGTCTTTGGTTTCTTTGCTGCAAAGACCCAGTCAAAGGAGTACATCATCGCCTTTGCCTTCGGAACCATCTTCGTGCTCTTCTTCAACAACATAATGATAATGCGCAACTTTGCTTACAACTGGCGCTTATCTGCCATCGAGAACGAAAAGCTCAAGCAGGCCAAGCTACAGTCGGATTACAAGGTTCTCCAAAGTCAGCTCAACCCCCACTTTCTGTTCAACAGTTTCAGCGTGCTAATCTCCGAGATTCAGTACAATCCCAACGGAGCGGTTAAGTTCACCCAAAAGATGGCCGACGTGTACCGCTATGTGCTTCAGCAAAGGGATGCGACCACTATTCCACTCAAGCATGAGCTAAACTTTATATCCGATTATATGTTCCTGCACAAGACCCGGATGGGTGTGGCCCTCGACCTGATGACTGACATCAAACCGGACCATCTGCATCTGGAACTGCCTCCGCTGACACTGCAAGGGCTAGTGGAGAACGCAATAAAGCACAATAGGGCCAGTGACAAACAGCCTCTGCAAATCAGGATATTAAGCGAGGATAATGCGTATATTAGTGTAGTCAATAATCTGAATCCAAAGACAACTTCATACTCTACCGGTGTGGGACTTGAGAACCTGGTAATGCGCTACAAGCTCCTTACCCGGAAAGAACTTGTCATCAGCCAGGATGACAGACTGTTTAAAGTGTCGCTTCCCCTGCTCAATCAGGAAGAATTACAATTGGAAACCTACAATGATGAATGA
- a CDS encoding LytR/AlgR family response regulator transcription factor, translated as MNTKCRVLVVEDELPTQRLLKNMIQDLRPQWEIVATTTSIEDTREWLENNGHPDIIFLDIHLSDGLSFAIFDNMEVSSAIIFTTAYDEYAIQAFKLNSVDYLLKPISRESLEAAIVKYEKILKVVPRYVDQKDIRQLATLIEGGTPLYRSRILVPTVEGFLKLNISEVAFFHSSQKVTSAYTYGGQPHVIDMTLEKLEGELDPDKFFRANRQYIIHIDSIQRMETWFNGKMIVKTSPESPDKIVVSREKVRSFKDWINR; from the coding sequence ATGAACACAAAGTGCAGGGTACTGGTAGTCGAAGACGAGCTGCCAACCCAGAGGCTTTTGAAAAATATGATCCAGGATCTTCGTCCGCAGTGGGAGATTGTAGCTACTACCACTAGCATCGAAGATACCCGTGAATGGTTGGAAAACAACGGACATCCTGATATTATCTTCCTAGATATCCATCTGTCGGACGGTCTTAGCTTTGCAATCTTCGACAATATGGAGGTCAGTTCGGCTATTATCTTCACTACAGCTTATGATGAGTATGCCATACAAGCCTTCAAACTCAACAGTGTGGACTACCTGCTCAAGCCTATCAGTCGTGAGAGTCTGGAAGCAGCCATCGTAAAGTATGAGAAGATATTAAAGGTAGTACCCCGCTATGTTGACCAGAAGGATATCAGGCAACTGGCAACTCTGATTGAAGGTGGCACTCCCCTATACCGTAGCCGGATTCTGGTTCCCACTGTCGAGGGTTTCCTCAAACTTAATATCTCCGAGGTGGCTTTCTTTCACAGTTCACAAAAGGTAACTTCTGCCTATACCTACGGTGGCCAGCCTCATGTGATAGATATGACGCTCGAGAAACTGGAAGGTGAACTGGATCCTGACAAGTTTTTCCGTGCCAACCGCCAGTACATCATCCATATAGACTCAATACAGAGGATGGAGACCTGGTTTAATGGCAAGATGATAGTAAAGACCAGTCCCGAATCACCTGACAAAATCGTGGTAAGTCGCGAGAAAGTCAGGTCATTCAAGGACTGGATTAACAGATAA
- the mscL gene encoding large-conductance mechanosensitive channel protein MscL, protein MSIMKEFKAFAMRGNVVDMAVGIIIGGAFGKIVSSLVNDIIMPPIGVLIGGVSFTDLAITIKAATADSPAVTINYGNFVQVVFDFLIIAAAIFTLIKVMNSLKKKEEEAPAAPPAPSKEETLLAEIRDILKNK, encoded by the coding sequence ATGAGTATAATGAAAGAGTTCAAAGCCTTTGCCATGAGGGGCAATGTAGTCGACATGGCAGTGGGTATTATCATCGGTGGTGCTTTCGGTAAGATCGTAAGCTCGCTGGTCAACGACATTATTATGCCTCCTATTGGAGTGCTGATCGGCGGTGTAAGCTTTACCGACCTGGCTATTACAATCAAAGCTGCTACAGCCGATAGCCCTGCCGTAACAATCAATTATGGTAACTTTGTTCAGGTTGTCTTTGACTTTCTGATTATTGCAGCTGCAATCTTTACCCTGATCAAGGTGATGAACTCACTCAAGAAAAAGGAAGAAGAAGCACCTGCTGCACCGCCTGCTCCAAGTAAGGAAGAAACACTACTGGCTGAAATCAGGGATATCCTTAAGAACAAGTAA
- a CDS encoding DUF1858 domain-containing protein, with protein sequence MEITPQTKVAELLDAFPQLEEKLISLSPAFKKLNNPILRNTIAKVTSLEQAASMVGIRTDDLILQLKSLLGITDADDKAKIEARESEYLLDEGSLPDWYNKGVITGRFDATAALDKGDNPLRSVNNLARELENGGILEIRSLFVPVPMLEILKGKGFEVFSIKRGEDIFSYIRRKS encoded by the coding sequence ATGGAGATAACACCACAGACCAAGGTGGCAGAGTTGCTTGATGCTTTTCCTCAGCTGGAGGAGAAGCTGATAAGCCTGTCGCCAGCATTCAAAAAACTTAATAATCCTATACTGAGGAATACGATTGCAAAAGTTACATCCCTGGAACAGGCTGCTTCAATGGTTGGGATCAGGACTGATGACCTGATATTGCAGCTTAAGTCCTTGCTGGGAATAACAGATGCTGATGATAAGGCAAAGATTGAGGCACGTGAGAGTGAATACCTCCTGGACGAAGGGAGTCTGCCCGACTGGTACAATAAGGGCGTCATAACCGGCAGGTTTGACGCCACTGCAGCACTGGACAAGGGTGATAACCCGCTCAGGAGTGTAAATAATTTGGCCAGGGAATTGGAAAACGGAGGCATACTTGAGATAAGGTCACTCTTTGTTCCTGTACCGATGCTTGAGATATTGAAGGGTAAAGGCTTTGAGGTTTTTTCAATTAAAAGGGGGGAGGATATTTTTAGCTATATACGTCGAAAATCATAA
- a CDS encoding DUF438 domain-containing protein, producing MSELINNSSQRKEMLKHMILELHRGVAPEQVRARLVELLSRIPYDEVVEVEQELIAEGLPVEEVLRLCDVHTAVLDGHLDLSGAKDVPPGHPVDVFRQENRALEKVASEIRDMLAGSTSLKQEDLPNWLIGLHGKLNALMDVDKHYLRKEYLLFPYMEAHGITGPPKVMWGKHDETRALLKAAIDAVSNHDKLTLDELQAVIDFGVKPAVQAVLDMIMKEEEILLPMCMDTLTGEEWYLVHVQTPEYGFCLIDPEDDWQPEGVEASEISYGGGSSVRLPTGSFSIDELAALFTTLPIDLTFVDKDDKVKFFSHGPKRIFARNRAILGRDVRMCHPPGSVHIVDKIINDFKSGRENSAAFWINFKDRFVYIEYFAMRGEKGEYLGTVEFTQDLTELRKLEGDQRLLNYKK from the coding sequence ATGAGTGAACTAATAAACAACTCGTCTCAGAGAAAGGAGATGCTGAAGCACATGATACTTGAGCTTCACAGGGGTGTGGCACCCGAACAGGTAAGAGCCAGACTGGTCGAACTGCTCAGTCGTATTCCGTATGATGAAGTGGTAGAGGTTGAACAGGAACTGATAGCTGAAGGTCTTCCGGTAGAGGAGGTATTACGACTATGTGATGTACACACTGCTGTTCTGGACGGGCATTTAGATCTGAGCGGTGCTAAGGATGTACCTCCCGGGCATCCTGTTGATGTGTTCAGGCAGGAGAACCGTGCCCTTGAGAAAGTAGCTTCTGAGATCAGGGATATGCTTGCCGGCAGTACCTCTCTCAAACAGGAAGACTTGCCCAACTGGCTTATTGGTCTGCATGGCAAACTAAATGCCTTGATGGATGTTGACAAGCATTATCTGAGGAAGGAGTATCTGCTTTTTCCTTATATGGAGGCACATGGGATAACAGGTCCCCCGAAGGTAATGTGGGGTAAGCATGATGAAACCAGGGCTTTGCTTAAAGCTGCTATCGACGCAGTAAGCAATCATGATAAACTGACATTAGATGAATTGCAAGCTGTAATTGACTTTGGTGTAAAACCGGCAGTCCAGGCCGTACTGGATATGATAATGAAAGAGGAGGAGATATTGCTTCCTATGTGTATGGATACCTTGACAGGCGAGGAGTGGTATCTGGTGCACGTGCAAACACCGGAATATGGATTTTGCCTGATTGATCCGGAGGATGACTGGCAACCTGAGGGAGTTGAGGCGTCAGAAATAAGCTATGGAGGTGGTAGTAGTGTTCGTCTTCCAACCGGCTCATTCAGCATCGATGAACTTGCAGCTTTGTTCACCACCCTTCCGATAGATCTGACCTTTGTTGACAAGGACGACAAGGTCAAGTTTTTCTCTCACGGACCCAAGAGGATTTTTGCGCGTAACAGGGCAATACTGGGCAGGGATGTGCGTATGTGCCATCCTCCAGGTAGCGTTCATATTGTTGACAAGATAATCAACGACTTCAAGAGCGGGCGCGAAAATAGTGCTGCATTCTGGATCAATTTCAAGGATCGTTTCGTGTATATTGAGTATTTTGCGATGAGGGGAGAGAAGGGTGAATATTTGGGTACCGTTGAGTTTACCCAGGACCTGACCGAACTGAGAAAACTTGAAGGTGATCAAAGACTGCTAAACTATAAAAAGTAA
- a CDS encoding MlaD family protein → MNQKAQRTRLGIFIITGVSILLFLTAYFTARELFRKTETYYVSFRDISVSGMEVGSQVRYMGIRVGTISAINIDPEDVSGIIVTLSLKPGLPIKEDSRADITSFGITGMKSIEIKGGTNEAPRLRPGSFIPSGGSFADDISGRAEDIAVKAEQVVNNLLRLTQPENTDKLVSAIEHYNSLAVNADRTVLRIDSIIRINQENINNTLASARVITSTLEESSERFSYAVDKAAGIIGNDSIRIIIGNLKEASDKLRDADLKQMVEEISSLAAKVRLLLDNMDSDISSGSQSLSESMILLESTMRNLEEASRKINSDPSVLLRQRRNTDSPDRRLTE, encoded by the coding sequence ATGAACCAAAAAGCTCAACGGACTCGCCTTGGGATCTTTATAATAACCGGAGTATCCATCCTGCTCTTTTTGACAGCCTACTTTACTGCACGCGAACTGTTCAGAAAGACCGAGACCTATTATGTATCATTCAGGGATATCTCGGTAAGCGGAATGGAAGTGGGCTCTCAGGTAAGGTACATGGGTATCAGGGTAGGAACCATCTCTGCAATCAACATTGACCCTGAAGATGTAAGCGGCATAATAGTGACCCTGTCGTTGAAGCCCGGACTGCCTATCAAGGAGGACTCACGGGCTGATATCACCAGTTTTGGCATTACCGGGATGAAGTCAATAGAGATAAAAGGTGGTACTAATGAGGCTCCGCGACTGCGTCCTGGCTCGTTTATACCTTCAGGCGGATCTTTTGCTGATGATATCTCAGGTCGTGCAGAGGATATTGCTGTAAAGGCTGAGCAGGTGGTAAATAATCTGCTGAGACTGACCCAACCGGAAAATACGGACAAGCTTGTCAGTGCGATAGAGCATTACAACAGTCTGGCGGTTAATGCCGACAGAACGGTGTTGCGTATTGACTCAATAATCAGGATTAATCAGGAGAATATAAATAATACCTTGGCTTCTGCAAGGGTGATAACTTCAACACTTGAAGAGTCATCAGAGCGCTTTAGTTATGCTGTGGATAAGGCTGCCGGTATTATAGGCAATGATTCGATAAGGATAATAATAGGCAATCTGAAGGAAGCTTCTGACAAGCTAAGGGATGCCGATCTAAAACAGATGGTTGAGGAGATTAGTTCACTGGCCGCTAAGGTCAGGTTGCTGCTCGACAATATGGACAGCGATATAAGTAGTGGAAGCCAATCCCTTTCTGAAAGTATGATATTGCTTGAGTCAACGATGAGGAACCTTGAGGAGGCTTCGCGCAAGATAAACAGTGATCCTTCTGTGCTGCTGCGGCAGCGCAGGAATACCGACAGCCCGGACAGGAGGCTGACCGAGTAG
- a CDS encoding ABC-type transport auxiliary lipoprotein family protein translates to MRTGRAISGTSGIRIKVAMIMILLTALLLEACRSAPAVQKNYYLIESVDSVSGRDWKLSAALLEVVNVEVSPAYAGHKIAVREESNRIRYYDYHEWAVLPQLAIQDAVIANLSGTGMTAYAPPGFSGVRADFILRTTVSRMEMQDRGKEFYALLAIDFTVIDNRDRSIRIVHRAIREEKLKSKSMNLFADAISRMLAGECAALAQKIETIPDLIPKQ, encoded by the coding sequence ATGAGAACCGGAAGAGCTATTTCAGGAACAAGTGGGATTAGGATTAAGGTAGCAATGATCATGATCCTGCTGACTGCATTACTGCTAGAAGCGTGTAGATCAGCTCCTGCTGTGCAAAAGAACTACTACCTCATTGAATCAGTTGACTCGGTTTCGGGTAGAGACTGGAAGCTTAGCGCTGCCCTGCTGGAAGTTGTCAATGTCGAGGTCTCACCTGCCTATGCGGGTCATAAGATTGCTGTCAGGGAGGAGTCCAACAGGATTAGGTATTACGACTACCACGAATGGGCTGTGCTACCCCAACTGGCAATTCAGGATGCAGTGATAGCCAACCTCTCCGGGACCGGTATGACAGCATATGCACCTCCAGGTTTTAGTGGCGTAAGGGCTGATTTCATCCTCCGCACCACTGTATCTCGTATGGAGATGCAAGACAGAGGCAAGGAGTTCTATGCCTTACTTGCTATTGATTTTACAGTGATTGACAACCGGGACAGATCTATCAGGATAGTTCACCGTGCCATCCGTGAGGAGAAGTTGAAGTCGAAGAGTATGAACCTCTTTGCAGATGCCATTAGCAGAATGCTTGCAGGGGAATGTGCTGCACTCGCACAAAAGATAGAAACGATTCCCGACCTGATACCAAAGCAATAA